CATCCTCTGGAAAGCTTCGAATCCTTTCTTACCTGAAAGGAAAAAACGCATCACGAAACGtcaaaaacctttaaagagAGTTCGGGTGATGAACGATTATCCATCAGGTCGTTACCAAACGATAAAACGGTTTCCTTGGCGACGCCACGAAGATCTTCGTCTGCCGACCTGCACAGATCCGTGATCTGCTCCACGCTCTCCGTCGCCTGAAACGCAACAAAGTCAGTcaagaactggaaaaaaaagaactgtttGATTGATTCTTCTCTGGTTCTGCTCACCCGAAGGCCTTTCAGAGCCAGACAGGAACCCGTCTGGATCAGAACATCAGAACTTTTCAGGCTCTCTGTGTAGAAAACCACCgactggaagaaaaacacaaaaagggaTTCATGGGAAGTTTAACTGAATCTCATTAAGTTTtaattaatcagttttatttaaaacttcatCAGTTTCAGAACTTTgagtcaaaataaatgtttttcaagtaaaattttaaaattaaacacatttccaaaactgttttgagaaattgataaaataaactttggtAAAGCTTATAAATGCAACTAAatgacagtaaaaacaaaaactaaatagttACAGACAGTAGAACAGCTAACTATTTCTGataaaaattttataatttccaaatttatttttaggaactgataaaaaaaaggtaaaacttAAATGATAAAAGACACCATAAGAGCTGAATatatttgtgataaaaaaaagaaataaaaaaattacaaatatgttaatttccaaaattatttttagaaatgggtaggaaaaaatagaaaattaaatatttaaataaaaggtaAATCAATTATTTAGAAACCTCATGCAACATTTCTCTGGCCAATTTAAAATggcctttttattttaatgtttttattttaagcattttgcaaaaatacatgTGAAGGTAAATAAACAATGAAGTTGGGATCCTTAAAATTGAACAGAGTAAGTctataaaaaacagaagagtgAACCGGTCTGGTTCTTCAGAACCGCTGGGCCCACCTTGCTCCTGAAGGCCTTGCAGCCTGCGGCTCTGCTGATGCAGCTGGCTGCAGCTTTGCAGACTTTGTGGTTGGAGTCCACCAGCAGGGCGGCGATAGTCTGCAGCGTGCTCTGCAGTGGGAGGAGCTCCgacaggctccgccccctcagCTTGTTTAAACACTTTCTCCGTTTGGGTCCGTTCAGCGCTGACAGGATGTACTCTAAAAACAACAAGTACAACAACGGATGAGctaaaaaacaagctaaatgtGAAGCTAGGTTAATCAGCTAACgagcagaaaagaaataaaagacgttttattcagtttgtccatttttctctcagtaaaattcacttttcaaGAATTTTCAAGGAAGTTCTTCAAACTTTAATGAAttgaaaaaaagacagtttcaattcactattatgagttacaacaacatttgatttccattttgaGTTTGAATTATTCATTGTTATTAATATGTCTTGTAATGGTATTCTACATTCAGGTAAACaagataaactaaaatataacaaaatttatgttttgaaatgtttagacTGGCCAGAGAACAACACACTGATTTAACAAGAAATCCCTCAATTTTCATattgtttaaactttaaaatataagaTGATCAAGAAATCATTGAGCCAttaggaaaattaaatattcatccaAGCAAGTGGTGTTATCAATTAGTGACTTTCCTGCTGAGAAGTTAATAATTTTGGTTTCTGGAAAACATTCCATGGACACtacgccgttacctagcaaccccagccagcccagccccgttacctagcaacccaaatggAGCTCCagaacatttggtcagctggttaaactgctgaacaaattaaatgtttaaacacaaaatagaaagaaagttacaaactaaaatctctacAATAAAGTCCAAGTATTTTAGTGTTTAGCAAACAGGAATAATTTTGGTCATTCTGACtcactaaaaacaggaaaagtttagtctgattaaCTTCAAACACTGAGGAAAAAAGTCTCTCTTTTTAGTAGGTGAAtgaactttattacaaaacggTGCAGTGTGGATGTCAAATGGAGAAATccagcactttccaaaccttgaaaaagCCTCATTTTCAGCTCCACTACTGCTGttttttagaaattgttttgACACCCATTTTCCTTGTGTGAACCTTCATACCTGATGCTTCTGTTAAACCTGAAGTTCTCCTTTGCAGGATAATAAAGGCTGTTTCTATTGTACTTTAATTGAAacgttttaaattatttcaaccACCCATGTTTAGTGTTTAGAAGTGAAAACTGCACCTTCTCTGGACAGGCGGGAGATGTGCTCCCCCAGATCCTGGAAGCTCCAGCGCTTCAGATAAACAGAGAGCTGGAAAACAGTGACCCTCTCAGGGCTGCAGGCGGGCCGGCAGCCGGGCAGCAGCCTGCAGGcggcctgcagctgctgcaggagtcTGGAAAACACTGCAGAGGCAACAACACAGggagaaatgcagaaaaacgtTCCCAGGAACCCATCAGGTCGGTTTGTTCGCCAGGTTTGTACCTCTCTCTGACTGTCCAGGCAGCTTGGCCTTCACTTTGTGAGTGTAGCGCTTCTTCAGCGTCCTGGAGAAGTTTTCCACGCTGCAGTAGAACGGAGAGCCGCTGGCGTTCACACACTCCTCCCAGAACAGCAGGATACCTCTGGACCTCTGGGCCTTAGGGAGGACTGCAAGAGCACGGAGAGCATTAAGGTTCCCATTGAGCCTCCTTAAACAGGCCAGGATAGGttcacacaaaacatgttcattagaGCTTTTGCACAAAATCGTTCTTAGATAAGGAGATTTTAATCTGCTCCGCTTTTAATTGTGAGCTGTTTTACTGCGTCtcatcactttaaatccaaataatgtgctgctggccacgcccccacaATTCAACATTAACActcacgtgaaaatggctgaaaacggATGcaaaattatacaactgtacatctttgaaaaccagaagtggagcctcctgcacaaccaacaagaatgcagcaagtgttttctggatgatagggctggacaataaaacaacaataacataTATTGCAATAGATACACTATCAATATCAGTAGATGATACATCTGGTAAAATATTAAttgaaccgcacagcattctgggacaTGTAGGAGCAGGATTAGCTGCGCAACCTCTCATTCAGCTAAAAAAGGTTGGAGGgcatcaactcactcactcactgtttggttacctagcaactcacttgctctttggttacctagcaacaacctctAGAGTAACTTTTACAGTTAGTTTTTCCTCctaacttaaaatgaaaaacaatggaGTTGGGTGAAAACTagataaaactgtaaatgtcACGCCCCCAGGTTGGCAagatttttaacacaaaaaaactaatcaatcgttattgatattgactgatatgaaacgcttatTTCATAAtaggtttttcagccatattgtccagccctactGGATGGTAAGTTGGCAAACCAAACATTTGTCTCTTCCAGTGAATAGAGTGATAAAACCAgttgaccaaacatgctggagctctgcttgggttgctaggtaacgggctagGCTCAgatgaggttgctaggtaaccggaCAGTGCCCCTGGAATGTGACGTAATCTGAAGGTGTTtgaaacaccaaaaacatgaacttattgcctaaatcgtctgtgtgttttttcaagCGCTTGAGAAGCGGTAGAGActcaaatggaagaataaaaacatgtgaaatatgAATTTACTATAGTAGGTCCCGTTTAAATAAACGGAGTGAGCAGAGTGATTTCCTGTCCTCTGACCGTCTCTCGGTGTGATGTTGTGGCTCTTCTCCAGCAGCAGACCGCCGACTCTGTCCAGAACCGCGGTCTGGTTGGAcatctcctgcagcagctcccGGCGAGACAGACTGAAGTCGCTTGTTTTCATCATCTGGAAACAAACGATCATTTATTGGCTGCAAGGTTTACAGTTTGGGACTATTTTAATGgcgttttcattcatttcattatttgctaaattaaaCAGAACCGGTgatcataaataataaaaacgttTTGTGCTATTAGACATCAGTtttgacgttttttttttgttttggtctgctTTTATACGTGTATGGAGGACTAATCCTAACAAAATTACAATAACTATGAAGCAATTTATGTGCCAAATGTTgaatccaagaaaaaaaatgtccccagcttatttgattaaataaatataaattaatattcatcatttttatctgtattaaattaaaaatatcccttttaatttttcttttaatttccaaTCTTAttgtttattagttttcttttatttttttatttatcacattttttcaaCAGTATTACATTTCtggaaataatgaaataaaatgtgacagtaaataaatatatttggaaaaatgtaatcaaataaATTGGGAAATTAATTTTTGCATGCCATATTTGGcacattaataacatttatttatttcaatatttattgccAGTTTTGGCAGAATCAGGCCTCCATCTATGTGATGATCTTTAGTTTCAAATTGTTGACGTTTTTCTGGTGGTTAATTTGATCTTTAATCTGACTAACGCAGCAGGGTTAGCATCCCGTACCTGCAGCAGGACGCAGCAGATGTCCAGGTGCGTCTCCAGTGCCTGGTCCAGACCCCAGTTCCCAGAAGTCAGTGGGGCGATGACCAGCTCGTCCTCTGAATCCGattggctgcctgcagacaggAGGCCCAGACTCTTCAGGGTGTTCTGCTGGAACGAACTGATGCTggaacaggaaacagaaacattcgCTTCAGAATCAGCTGGAGGTAAATTCATCTACATTTTCaggatttaattttctttgggatcaataaagtatttctgaattgaatAATTGTGTAAACTTTTATAATTTAACAATGGAAGACTCAGTTTACATAATTTGAGATCATTTAATTGAGTTTCTCTACActaattttgctggacgataaatcgtCCCAGAAGTTATAGAAAACGATGGTTATTGTTTATCGCAtggttttgagaccattttacGTAatataatggcataataatggaagaacacattctcaaaaatcaacaaactgtaatttctaatgaacatttaacactgaagctggaaaacattttaaatatccaaaataaaacagagaaaaacaaataaaatgaattatgaagtctctgtaaatataattgaaggcaagttgagaccaaaacaccaaaatcAAGACATTTATAATCCAGTTTTGGttgagagacagaaacaaaaaaatcatgcaaattgaaattattgagATTCTTTTAACTTAAAATGCAGTTAAATGATGAATTGTGACAGGTTTTAGTTTCACACCGATAACTTAAACGCATCTAGATTTGACTTTAATATCAACTTATATTTACTCTCTCAActtaaatcatttcatttcagataATATTACAAAACCTTTATTAAATCTTgtattttaaaaggattttgctgttttatttctaatatatttGATGTGAAGCTTCCAACTAAGTTTGTTTTCTATAATAACACATTTCATCTCAAACTGTTCATTTCTGCTCTAGTCAGATAAATTGTTGGTTATTTTAGATGATGTCCGTCTGTAAACTGACCCGCTGTCTTTTAGCCTCATGCTGCCCAAACAGGAAGTGTCGTCATCTGCGTTGAAGTCGTTGGACAGGAAGTCGAAGCTGCCCAGGACTTCCTCGACGGCCAGCGTTTCCTCTGATGCAGAGCTCCGGAGCAGGGAGAGGTCGTTCTGCAGGAGGAAACAGAACCTCAggcccggttctggtccggATCATTCGGTGCTGATGTTCTGTTACCTTCAGGATGGTTCCCAGGTGCTGGATCTGATGCTCCAAAGCTCTCTGCTCCTTTTCAGCGTTGCTCTCACCGCCAAACGATTTCTCCAGCTCCGCCATCAGGACCGCCAGCCGAACGGTCTGCGATCGCCGCGGGGCGCCGCTCGGCCCGGGTCGGACCGACGGAGAGGGCGGAGCTCCAGAGACAGCTGGGATGCTGGGGGATTCCTGCagggacaaaagaaaaagaaaatgtggtttaaaaattCTTGAGGTTAATCTAAAAAATCtatgaatttgaaaagttgaaaatttgctggataaaactgcaaaaaatcaAATCTGAGCTTCATCtcagtttttgaatttttttgacttttgagaCTAAAAAGTTTCCATATTCTTTCTAGAAACTTTTtcctagcaaatttttgacctTTCAATATTTCCaggttttctagaaaatgtccgTTTCAAAGCTGAACTTTTCTCCTCTTGCTGCCTCTCCAGTACACCGTCATGCTGGATCTGGAGGCGATGCAGCGCCACCTACCTGTGGTCCTTGCTGCGTCTCTGTTTCTCCTGATGGATTCTTCCTCAGGATGTCTGGAGTGCTGGACCTGCACAAACATCCACAGCGTTAGCATCATTTAACTGTGAACATTTATACAGTTAAACTTATTGAAACTTCATAATTGagtacaatattttaaaatgtacaaagcGCATACTTTATATTTCAAACAGATTTGTAAAATGAGAAAGCAAATACAACTGAAAAGGAACggagacataaaaaaatgtagataTAGAACAGCGATGGTGGAAAGATGCATTTCaattaaaggattttatttcatgGAACAATTTCCAcggtaaagtaaaaaaaaatttatctaAGATATTTATACCAGAAACAAGTCAAATACtaagattttgtaattttgcagtGTGAATCTCTTCC
Above is a genomic segment from Xiphophorus couchianus chromosome 20, X_couchianus-1.0, whole genome shotgun sequence containing:
- the ripor3 gene encoding RIPOR family member 3 isoform X1, translated to MSVKLRFNSPSDGGLIHRSRSFTGLGSLSGRPRSSSIRSSFRSKATTGSKPPRMHLSPRRGSATTWSQPEQVDRIFQALRSGLKEYLEVHQAEMELLSSQQRETKRNSRLAFLYDLEKEIKALERYIRRLEFQMSKVEELYETYCVQWKLCQGAVNMKRAFSLSPSSRASRESLLELGRSHRHSLQDMSTMEGDLEILLGELHIKMKGLIGFARLCPGDQYEVVVRLGRQRWKIRGRIESDDSQSWDEEEMVFLPHVYHNFEIKVMEAKGLGWLLVGMVTCASVDFFVAQPQLMLVDITELGTIKLQLEVTWNPFDSSEKMKPLSVSKQSVLSRKGSVYSWTAPNTPSFTEKYFISMVHELQDQEGSLPSLLARSRSSRGGVSLLSYLSNPSHTSATSGPQSPFIPSLTRAHSYPSTSLAGSQTQLSFEEEEEKLVEGKVDEEEWGGVSETSSAETIKTTSHLALPRSSTPDILRKNPSGETETQQGPQESPSIPAVSGAPPSPSVRPGPSGAPRRSQTVRLAVLMAELEKSFGGESNAEKEQRALEHQIQHLGTILKNDLSLLRSSASEETLAVEEVLGSFDFLSNDFNADDDTSCLGSMRLKDSGISSFQQNTLKSLGLLSAGSQSDSEDELVIAPLTSGNWGLDQALETHLDICCVLLQMMKTSDFSLSRRELLQEMSNQTAVLDRVGGLLLEKSHNITPRDGQRTGNHSAHSVYLNGTYYILPKAQRSRGILLFWEECVNASGSPFYCSVENFSRTLKKRYTHKVKAKLPGQSERVFSRLLQQLQAACRLLPGCRPACSPERVTVFQLSVYLKRWSFQDLGEHISRLSREEYILSALNGPKRRKCLNKLRGRSLSELLPLQSTLQTIAALLVDSNHKVCKAAASCISRAAGCKAFRSKSVVFYTESLKSSDVLIQTGSCLALKGLRATESVEQITDLCRSADEDLRGVAKETVLSFGKKGFEAFQRMEQMLADMQDEAYQNLETEITIL